A single window of Paenibacillus sp. SYP-B4298 DNA harbors:
- a CDS encoding AraC family transcriptional regulator: MMIQPAREANEGFSSDQIDKMAQLWARSLITLVDVRLSHIHSESPLLNYRMPTSIQIFISGAMANVQLNHTVYAVDRFAVFHGGKGTKLSIWALDGSVDVFMVLYKAELPAKRSEEVHCLMEQINPFQQQFGCVPSNPIMLKSLFQQMFDHWLLVSPLEQLHAKTLLYQSVREIYNDLRTDRLKLLQPDPVSSTKRYLDEQYMNPVLFEEIADMFAISRGQLTRLFKRRFGMSLQEYVTLKRLKAASEGLLYSNATIKEVAMSCGMVEELNLIRLFKKYYRMTPSEYRNKKIAAMHDYDIDNHSQHLYNGKGLEDIVEIHRDGDYSMLQELKSKEFIVAAMMCLMMLLSACSSSTSTNQNEAAIAESKGNETNNETRTISTVRGDIEVPVNPQRVVVQYLMGDVVALGIKPVGISDVYDGAAFAEQVSDITVLEWMPDWDGEDVMKLQPDLIIVIGEDYVDKLSKIAPTVLVPLIDMTQDERITFMGEVLNRQEAAAAAIEEYKETVETAKSNLKQAGFDNYSVSVFEGGSDATMFVFGDKFGAGSVVYASLGLRAPETVQTAILDKGISKQGLSFEVLANYSGDFIIRNSYEGMVDLSDDAIWNSLEAVQNNRVIEIKFGLNFYTDIYSTIAQIKTVSSELLRRLEETKN, from the coding sequence ATGATGATTCAACCAGCCAGGGAAGCAAATGAAGGGTTCAGTTCTGACCAGATAGACAAGATGGCACAACTATGGGCTCGTTCGCTCATCACATTGGTTGACGTGCGGTTGAGTCACATCCACTCTGAGTCTCCATTACTCAACTATCGCATGCCAACCAGTATCCAGATATTTATTAGCGGTGCAATGGCTAATGTGCAATTAAATCATACGGTCTATGCGGTAGATCGTTTTGCCGTGTTTCATGGCGGCAAGGGTACAAAGCTCAGCATATGGGCGCTAGACGGTTCTGTTGATGTGTTCATGGTGCTATACAAAGCAGAGCTGCCAGCCAAGCGGAGTGAAGAGGTGCACTGCTTGATGGAGCAAATCAACCCCTTTCAACAGCAGTTTGGTTGTGTCCCAAGCAATCCGATTATGCTCAAGAGCTTGTTTCAACAGATGTTCGATCATTGGCTGCTTGTGTCACCATTGGAGCAGTTACATGCCAAAACTTTGTTATATCAATCGGTTCGTGAGATCTACAATGATTTGCGTACCGATCGCTTGAAGCTATTACAGCCCGACCCCGTGAGTTCAACCAAGCGTTATTTGGACGAACAATATATGAATCCTGTGCTTTTTGAAGAAATAGCCGATATGTTTGCTATAAGCAGAGGGCAATTGACGCGGCTGTTTAAAAGAAGATTCGGGATGAGTCTGCAGGAGTATGTGACGTTGAAGCGGCTTAAAGCAGCCTCTGAGGGATTGCTTTACAGCAATGCAACGATCAAGGAAGTAGCGATGAGCTGTGGCATGGTGGAGGAGCTTAACTTAATACGTTTATTTAAAAAATATTATCGGATGACGCCAAGCGAATATCGGAACAAAAAGATAGCCGCGATGCACGATTATGATATTGATAACCATTCTCAACATCTCTACAATGGAAAAGGGCTAGAGGATATAGTCGAAATTCATAGAGATGGGGATTACAGTATGCTTCAAGAACTGAAGAGCAAGGAGTTTATTGTCGCTGCAATGATGTGTCTTATGATGTTGTTATCAGCGTGCTCATCATCGACGTCAACGAATCAGAATGAAGCGGCAATTGCAGAGTCGAAGGGGAACGAAACAAACAACGAAACAAGAACGATAAGCACGGTGCGGGGTGATATCGAGGTGCCTGTAAATCCGCAGCGTGTTGTCGTGCAATATTTAATGGGCGATGTAGTCGCTCTCGGCATTAAGCCGGTTGGTATTTCGGACGTCTACGATGGCGCGGCCTTTGCCGAGCAGGTATCTGATATTACTGTTCTGGAATGGATGCCTGATTGGGACGGGGAAGATGTGATGAAACTGCAGCCGGATCTTATTATTGTTATTGGTGAGGATTATGTGGATAAGCTTTCCAAAATTGCGCCTACGGTGTTAGTGCCGTTGATTGATATGACACAGGATGAGCGGATTACATTTATGGGCGAGGTGTTGAACAGGCAGGAAGCTGCGGCTGCAGCGATTGAGGAGTATAAAGAGACGGTAGAGACGGCTAAGTCGAACCTGAAGCAGGCTGGTTTTGACAATTATTCGGTATCTGTCTTTGAAGGAGGCTCCGATGCAACCATGTTTGTCTTTGGTGACAAATTTGGTGCGGGAAGTGTCGTTTACGCCTCATTGGGTCTGCGTGCGCCCGAGACTGTTCAGACTGCTATTCTGGATAAAGGGATTTCCAAACAAGGCTTGTCTTTTGAAGTATTGGCTAATTATAGCGGCGACTTTATTATTCGCAATAGCTATGAAGGAATGGTTGATTTATCTGACGATGCGATCTGGAACTCGCTGGAGGCTGTCCAGAATAATCGTGTCATTGAGATTAAATTTGGGTTGAATTTTTATACAGACATTTATTCGACTATCGCTCAAATTAAAACGGTCTCATCAGAATTGCTGCGACGGTTGGAAGAGACTAAAAATTAA
- a CDS encoding FecCD family ABC transporter permease, protein MTNKLQAKPHGAIKFTFYIVIGLGLTVLMSALSISFGAADMRIATAWEAIFRFDPTLTEHQIIQTMRLPRTVADLMVGCSLAVCGAIMQGTTRNPLADSGLMGISSGAAFAIALCLAFLPGYTYGQMMLFACLGAALATGMTYFIASLGRRGMTPQRLVLAGLSISMLFSALSQYLAINYNLGRALAFWTAGSTAGAKWGELLLIFPLFIGGVLLALALSPSVTVLSMGEDVAGGLGIRSGLIKGLSTIVVLVLTGLAVVVVGPVGFVGLITPHIVRYMVGVDYRYIIPAAALYGALLTVSADLAGRLVNKPFETPIGIIFSIIGVPYFLFLARRQRREFE, encoded by the coding sequence ATGACGAACAAACTGCAGGCAAAGCCTCATGGGGCAATCAAATTTACATTTTATATCGTGATCGGGCTTGGATTGACGGTTCTCATGTCGGCGTTGTCGATTAGCTTCGGCGCCGCCGATATGAGAATAGCGACTGCTTGGGAAGCTATATTCCGTTTTGATCCAACGCTAACAGAACACCAGATTATACAAACGATGCGGCTCCCGCGCACGGTAGCCGATCTCATGGTCGGATGCAGCCTGGCGGTGTGCGGCGCGATTATGCAAGGGACAACACGCAATCCGCTTGCAGATTCGGGGCTGATGGGGATCAGCTCAGGAGCTGCTTTTGCGATAGCGCTGTGCCTGGCCTTTTTGCCAGGCTACACGTATGGACAGATGATGCTGTTTGCTTGTCTCGGTGCTGCTCTGGCAACCGGGATGACGTATTTTATCGCTTCATTGGGCAGGAGAGGGATGACTCCTCAGCGGTTGGTACTGGCCGGTTTGTCCATTTCCATGCTATTCAGCGCGCTCAGTCAATATTTGGCGATCAATTACAATCTGGGGCGTGCGCTTGCATTCTGGACAGCAGGGAGCACAGCAGGGGCGAAGTGGGGAGAATTACTCCTGATCTTCCCGTTGTTTATTGGTGGTGTACTGCTTGCGTTGGCTCTTTCGCCATCGGTCACCGTACTTAGTATGGGGGAGGATGTAGCTGGAGGGCTCGGGATTCGCAGTGGTTTGATCAAGGGGCTGTCAACTATTGTTGTGCTGGTTCTTACGGGACTTGCCGTCGTTGTCGTTGGGCCTGTCGGTTTTGTCGGGTTGATCACACCGCATATTGTGCGCTATATGGTCGGTGTCGATTATCGCTACATTATTCCTGCCGCTGCGCTGTATGGAGCGTTGCTGACGGTTTCGGCCGACTTGGCCGGGCGGCTTGTCAATAAACCGTTCGAGACGCCAATCGGCATTATTTTCTCCATTATTGGTGTTCCGTACTTCCTCTTTTTGGCACGCAGGCAAAGGAGGGAGTTTGAATGA
- a CDS encoding FecCD family ABC transporter permease has translation MSKQRFSMQRGIFVNVLLLVMIFVIAAISVNSGKMNVTPIEVLHVLLGNGTDQQNLIVLDFRLPRIVLAILVGLGMGASGVVMQSLLRNDMASPGTLGISSGSSLFVLLFVVYIASVGTSSFILLPLLAFVGGMLAAGMIFLLSYQRGRAISPIGLIMTGVALGSGYGALTTFLTLKLDDSQMNFMLRWLAGSLWGDDWRYISILTPWIFILLAYIFYKARMLNTLNLGNQTAEGLGLAVKPEFLGLSIAAVALSSGSVALGGSFFFIGLIAPHLARRLVGPDHKLLIPAASLTGGLIVVLSDTITRTISLGGDVPTGIMITIISVPYFLYLLAKAN, from the coding sequence ATGAGCAAGCAGCGATTTAGCATGCAGCGCGGCATCTTCGTCAATGTACTGCTCTTGGTGATGATTTTTGTTATTGCTGCCATCAGTGTGAACTCTGGGAAAATGAACGTAACTCCGATAGAGGTGCTTCATGTGCTGCTTGGAAACGGCACGGATCAGCAAAATTTGATTGTGTTGGATTTTCGTTTGCCGCGTATCGTGCTGGCGATTTTGGTCGGCCTCGGGATGGGAGCCTCCGGAGTCGTGATGCAGAGCTTGCTGCGCAACGATATGGCCAGTCCAGGGACATTGGGCATTAGCTCGGGATCGAGCTTGTTCGTCTTGTTATTTGTCGTGTACATCGCATCTGTCGGTACGAGTTCATTTATTTTGTTGCCTCTGCTGGCCTTTGTGGGGGGCATGCTGGCGGCCGGGATGATATTTTTACTTTCATATCAGCGCGGGCGAGCGATTTCACCGATTGGCTTGATTATGACGGGAGTCGCGCTAGGCAGCGGCTACGGGGCGTTGACTACCTTTTTGACACTGAAGCTTGACGATAGCCAGATGAATTTTATGCTGCGCTGGCTGGCGGGCAGCTTGTGGGGAGACGATTGGCGGTATATTTCCATTTTGACTCCATGGATCTTCATCTTGCTGGCTTATATTTTTTACAAGGCGCGCATGCTCAACACGCTCAATCTTGGCAACCAGACGGCAGAAGGGCTGGGACTTGCGGTGAAGCCGGAGTTTCTGGGGTTGTCGATTGCGGCAGTGGCGCTGTCTTCAGGCAGTGTTGCTTTGGGCGGCAGCTTTTTCTTTATTGGCTTGATTGCTCCCCATCTGGCGCGCAGGCTTGTAGGGCCGGATCATAAGTTGTTAATTCCGGCGGCCAGCTTGACCGGGGGCTTGATTGTCGTGTTGTCCGATACGATTACGCGCACGATCAGTCTGGGGGGAGACGTGCCGACGGGAATCATGATTACGATCATCAGTGTGCCGTATTTTCTCTATTTATTAGCGAAGGCGAATTAA
- a CDS encoding ABC transporter ATP-binding protein codes for MNCLTANKIDIAYNDTLIVKALDLQVPKGQITSIIGPNGCGKSTVLKAVGRLLKTKKGSVYLNGDDIQKLSTKEVAKQMAILPQTPTAPSGLTVGQLVAYGRFPHQRGFGKLSKEDKQIVAWALSVTQLAEFEHREVDTLSGGQRQRVWIAMALAQQTDLILLDEPTTYLDLAHQLEVLELLYELNRKQQVTIVMVLHDLNLAARFSDYMVAMRSGQVMKQGTSQQVMTTETLRAVFGIEADIMQEPRTGRPVYVTYQLLRDEGRKIEKAEHLHTFIREQEAVAT; via the coding sequence ATGAATTGTCTTACAGCAAACAAAATCGATATTGCTTACAATGATACATTGATTGTCAAAGCATTGGATTTGCAGGTTCCCAAAGGGCAGATTACATCCATCATTGGTCCAAACGGCTGTGGCAAGTCAACCGTCCTCAAAGCTGTAGGACGACTGCTCAAGACGAAAAAGGGAAGCGTCTATTTAAACGGTGACGACATCCAAAAGCTGTCTACAAAAGAAGTCGCTAAGCAAATGGCCATTTTGCCGCAGACGCCAACCGCTCCCAGTGGCTTGACGGTGGGGCAATTGGTGGCATATGGGCGGTTTCCGCACCAGCGGGGGTTTGGCAAGCTAAGCAAAGAGGACAAGCAGATTGTTGCTTGGGCCTTGTCGGTGACGCAGCTTGCCGAGTTCGAGCATCGCGAGGTCGATACGCTTTCTGGCGGGCAGCGTCAACGGGTATGGATTGCGATGGCACTGGCGCAACAGACCGATTTGATTTTACTCGATGAACCTACGACTTACCTGGATTTGGCGCACCAACTGGAAGTGCTGGAGCTGCTATATGAATTGAATCGCAAGCAGCAGGTAACGATTGTGATGGTGCTGCATGATTTGAACCTGGCGGCACGCTTCTCCGATTATATGGTAGCCATGCGCAGTGGTCAGGTGATGAAGCAGGGCACCTCTCAACAGGTGATGACAACGGAGACATTGCGCGCGGTGTTTGGCATCGAAGCGGATATTATGCAAGAGCCGCGAACCGGGCGGCCAGTGTATGTGACGTATCAGTTGCTGCGTGATGAGGGTCGCAAAATAGAAAAGGCGGAGCATCTCCACACATTCATAAGAGAGCAGGAGGCGGTAGCGACATGA
- a CDS encoding ABC transporter ATP-binding protein — protein sequence MKITWLVLTGARKYWLQYSLGFIGLAIATVAGFYLPWALRTLTQLAMEGTASFAAEALTIGLLLLGATTLQAIGTSLSGYMNHYTALHCVADLRTRLYRKYQQMSLRYFNRSRTGDLTGRVVNDAMEAEIFIAHVIPEFVVNGLTFVGVGILLLTINVKLALISLITIPILLAITVWQSRFLAPLWGENSKARGEISGKVQENLSGMKEIQIFNRQEEEQRRVHHLALKHTKTYLRASKYYETSVPLLAFVTALGTVFVVIFGGRLVSTGEVTIADIVGFIAYLGMFYGPVKSFSGLVEMAGRAAAGLRRVYEVLDEEEDVKEKRHASTLPRVQGQITFQQVTFSHQDGSPILEKLNLTIEPGRTVALVGTTGVGKTTLVSLVNRFYDPQEGSILMDGTDIRDVTLHSLRNNISMVLQDTFLFDGSVYDNIAYGWQDASREAVLAAAKAAKAHDFIVQMEQGYDTIIGERGVRLSGGQKQRLSIARAILRNAPVLILDEATSALDTKTEQEIQQALDEISKDRTTLVIAHRLSTIRHADLIVVLEGTGIAEMGTHEELLQRSGTYAKLYSAQAS from the coding sequence ATGAAAATAACTTGGCTCGTCCTTACGGGCGCACGCAAATATTGGCTGCAGTACAGCCTGGGCTTTATTGGCCTTGCAATCGCTACGGTTGCGGGTTTTTACTTGCCCTGGGCGCTGCGTACCTTAACCCAGTTAGCGATGGAAGGCACCGCTAGTTTTGCCGCAGAGGCGCTTACGATCGGCTTGCTGCTGTTAGGAGCAACCACGCTGCAAGCGATAGGCACCTCTTTGTCTGGGTATATGAATCACTATACTGCACTTCATTGTGTAGCTGACTTGCGCACACGCTTGTATCGCAAATATCAGCAAATGAGTTTGCGCTATTTTAACCGCAGCAGAACGGGCGATTTGACGGGGCGTGTCGTCAATGACGCAATGGAGGCGGAAATTTTTATTGCTCACGTCATTCCTGAGTTTGTCGTCAATGGTTTAACTTTTGTTGGTGTCGGAATTCTGCTCCTGACGATTAATGTAAAGCTGGCGCTAATCAGTTTAATTACGATACCGATATTACTTGCGATTACGGTGTGGCAAAGCCGGTTTCTGGCACCGCTATGGGGAGAAAACTCCAAGGCACGGGGAGAGATATCCGGTAAAGTGCAGGAAAACCTGTCGGGGATGAAGGAAATTCAAATCTTCAACCGTCAAGAAGAAGAACAACGAAGAGTCCATCACCTGGCCTTGAAGCATACAAAAACGTATTTGCGAGCCAGTAAATATTATGAAACATCAGTACCGTTGCTCGCTTTTGTGACGGCGCTGGGAACCGTATTCGTTGTTATTTTTGGCGGTCGCCTGGTCAGCACGGGAGAAGTGACGATTGCGGATATTGTCGGTTTTATTGCCTATCTGGGCATGTTCTATGGCCCTGTGAAGTCATTCTCGGGATTGGTCGAGATGGCCGGACGCGCTGCTGCGGGGCTTCGCCGGGTGTATGAGGTGCTGGACGAAGAAGAGGATGTGAAGGAAAAGCGTCATGCATCGACCTTGCCGCGCGTACAAGGACAGATCACATTTCAGCAGGTGACGTTCTCGCATCAGGACGGATCTCCTATACTGGAGAAGTTGAATCTGACGATCGAGCCGGGACGCACGGTGGCGTTGGTGGGGACAACTGGTGTGGGCAAAACGACGCTGGTTAGTCTGGTGAATCGTTTTTATGATCCACAAGAAGGTTCGATCCTGATGGATGGTACGGATATTCGTGATGTTACGCTCCATAGCTTGCGCAATAATATATCGATGGTGCTGCAGGATACGTTCTTGTTTGACGGCTCGGTGTACGACAATATTGCGTATGGCTGGCAGGATGCGAGCCGTGAAGCTGTGCTCGCTGCTGCAAAGGCCGCAAAAGCCCATGACTTTATTGTGCAAATGGAACAGGGCTACGATACGATCATCGGGGAGCGCGGTGTGCGTCTGTCTGGCGGACAGAAGCAGCGGTTATCTATTGCACGGGCGATTTTGCGCAATGCCCCGGTCCTGATCCTGGATGAGGCGACGTCAGCTTTGGATACGAAGACGGAGCAGGAGATTCAGCAGGCGCTCGATGAAATCTCGAAAGATCGCACGACATTGGTGATTGCGCACCGTTTGTCGACCATACGTCATGCTGATCTGATTGTCGTTCTTGAAGGGACAGGCATTGCTGAAATGGGTACGCACGAGGAGTTATTGCAACGCAGCGGGACGTATGCGAAATTGTATTCGGCACAGGCATCGTAG
- a CDS encoding NAD(P)/FAD-dependent oxidoreductase, with the protein MNAELELYDLTIIGGGPAGLYAAFYSGMRDMKVKLIEAKEELGGRLLLYPEKMIWDVGGVTPIRCEQLIRQLIQQANTFEPTIVLGQQISHMERLADGTMMVTSESGERHHTRTLILALGYGVLKMAKLDIEGADRYELTNLHYTVQELEHFRDKRVLISGGGDSAVDWANELESIAASVTVVHRREHFGGHEKNVRRMKESTVDVRTPYALSQLYGNEAGDAIEAVSIALVNAQGELEGDTEWLEVDEVIVNHGLRGDFGSIKDWGMVMGEWDIPVNEKLSSNLPGIFVAGDTADYVTKVRLIAGAFTDAVLAVNNAKKYMDPEASGMARVSSHNSIFKEKNKALGVSEEDS; encoded by the coding sequence ATGAACGCAGAATTAGAGCTTTACGATCTAACGATTATTGGCGGCGGTCCGGCAGGACTCTATGCTGCCTTCTACAGCGGCATGCGCGATATGAAGGTGAAGCTAATTGAGGCGAAGGAGGAATTGGGTGGACGGCTGCTGCTTTACCCGGAGAAGATGATCTGGGATGTGGGCGGCGTCACGCCGATTCGCTGCGAGCAGTTGATTCGACAGTTGATTCAACAGGCGAATACCTTCGAGCCCACGATTGTACTCGGACAGCAGATCAGCCATATGGAGCGGCTGGCGGATGGCACCATGATGGTGACATCAGAAAGCGGCGAGCGACATCATACACGCACCCTCATCCTGGCACTCGGCTATGGGGTATTGAAGATGGCCAAGCTGGACATCGAAGGAGCGGATCGCTATGAGTTGACTAACCTGCACTACACCGTGCAGGAATTGGAGCATTTTAGAGACAAACGTGTGTTGATCTCAGGCGGCGGTGACTCGGCTGTGGATTGGGCCAATGAGTTGGAGTCGATCGCAGCTAGTGTGACGGTTGTTCATAGACGGGAGCATTTCGGCGGCCATGAGAAGAACGTGAGGCGCATGAAGGAATCGACGGTGGATGTTCGCACCCCATATGCGTTATCCCAATTGTACGGGAATGAGGCCGGTGATGCGATTGAGGCGGTAAGCATCGCTTTGGTAAATGCGCAAGGAGAATTAGAGGGTGACACGGAGTGGCTGGAGGTAGACGAGGTGATCGTGAACCACGGCTTGCGCGGCGATTTTGGTTCAATTAAAGACTGGGGGATGGTGATGGGGGAATGGGATATTCCCGTCAATGAAAAGTTGTCCTCGAATCTGCCCGGGATCTTTGTTGCTGGTGACACCGCCGACTATGTCACCAAGGTTCGGCTGATTGCCGGGGCATTCACCGATGCAGTTCTTGCCGTAAACAATGCCAAGAAATACATGGATCCGGAAGCAAGCGGGATGGCGAGAGTATCCTCGCATAACAGCATCTTTAAGGAAAAGAACAAGGCTTTGGGAGTGTCAGAGGAAGATTCATAA
- a CDS encoding glycoside hydrolase family 130 protein, translated as MGIFEQRKQLLTEQYESLIARRNDIVPAGNGVYDRYHYPVLTAAHAPLIWKYDFDPATNPYFSERIGVNAVFNPGAISLNGKFYLIARVEGADRKSFFAVAESDNGVDGFRFWDRPVVLPETEVPDTNVYDMRLVAHEDGWIYGLFCTERKDPDAVPGDLSSAIAQCGIARTKDLTSWERLDDLKTASAQQRNVVLHPEFVDGHYAFYTRPQDGFIDTGSGGGIGWGLSASIEHAVIDKEMIIDERYYHTIKEVKNGQGPAPIKTKRGWLHIAHGVRNTAAGLRYVLYAFLSDLEKPYHVTHRPGGYLIAPEGDERIGDVSNVVFCNGVIAADNGEVYIYYASSDTRIHVASTSVDRLLDYVLHTPQDAMRSFASVAQRIELIEHNLALQ; from the coding sequence ATGGGGATTTTTGAACAAAGAAAACAGCTTCTGACAGAGCAATACGAGTCGCTTATTGCCCGCCGCAATGACATCGTTCCTGCCGGAAACGGAGTCTATGACCGGTATCACTATCCTGTATTGACAGCAGCGCACGCTCCGCTGATCTGGAAATATGATTTCGACCCGGCAACGAACCCTTATTTCTCCGAACGGATTGGGGTTAACGCGGTTTTTAATCCCGGAGCCATCTCTTTAAACGGGAAATTTTATCTGATAGCCCGTGTGGAAGGCGCTGACCGGAAATCATTTTTTGCGGTTGCTGAAAGTGATAACGGCGTAGACGGCTTCCGCTTCTGGGACCGTCCGGTCGTTCTGCCAGAGACGGAGGTTCCCGATACGAATGTCTACGATATGCGCCTGGTAGCACATGAGGATGGCTGGATCTACGGCCTGTTCTGCACCGAGCGCAAGGACCCGGACGCAGTTCCGGGAGATCTGTCCAGCGCTATCGCCCAATGCGGCATCGCTCGCACCAAGGATCTGACAAGCTGGGAGCGCCTCGATGATCTGAAGACAGCGTCCGCTCAGCAGCGCAACGTCGTGCTGCACCCGGAATTCGTCGACGGACACTATGCCTTCTATACACGTCCGCAGGATGGCTTCATTGACACCGGCTCGGGCGGCGGCATCGGCTGGGGACTGTCCGCCTCCATCGAGCATGCGGTGATTGACAAGGAGATGATCATCGACGAACGGTATTATCATACAATCAAAGAAGTAAAGAACGGCCAGGGGCCGGCGCCAATCAAAACGAAGCGCGGCTGGCTGCACATCGCCCACGGAGTCAGAAATACAGCAGCAGGACTGCGTTATGTGCTCTACGCCTTCCTCTCCGATCTGGAGAAGCCCTATCATGTCACCCATCGGCCTGGCGGCTATCTGATTGCACCCGAGGGCGACGAGCGAATCGGCGATGTCTCCAATGTCGTCTTCTGCAACGGCGTCATTGCAGCCGATAACGGTGAAGTGTATATCTACTATGCCTCTTCGGATACCCGCATTCATGTTGCGTCAACAAGCGTCGACCGACTGCTAGATTATGTGCTGCATACACCACAGGACGCGATGCGCTCCTTCGCCTCTGTCGCTCAGCGCATCGAGCTGATTGAGCACAATCTGGCGCTGCAGTGA
- a CDS encoding AGE family epimerase/isomerase, with product MDNKQWSDELRAELLENILPFWISRTTDTSHGGFIGEINHQMEIRAASDKGLVLNARILWTFSAAYRYFPEVNYAEIAERSYRYIMKHFQDKEYGGFYWSVDYAGKPSELKKQVYGQSFVIYALTEYYRAFQTDDALQTAIAVYRLLEQHAHDQVHQGYIEALSRDWKPTANLSLSDKDLNEKKSMNTHLHVMEAYTNLYRVWTSDELRNSLSELIQLTLQHIIDPDQHGFRLFFGEDWEVKSDHVSYGHDIEGSWLLVEAAEVLGDHELLDRVRRVAVDMAQAVYENGTDNDGGIWNEADGGGLTDANKDWWPQAEAMVGFYNAYQLSGNASYRTAALNAWHFIKTYIVDKADGEWHWGVDQAGRPLPHEPKVSAWKCPYHNSRACLELLERLA from the coding sequence GTGGATAACAAGCAATGGTCGGATGAGCTGCGGGCGGAGCTTCTGGAGAACATTCTCCCCTTCTGGATCAGCCGGACGACCGACACCAGCCACGGCGGCTTCATCGGCGAGATTAATCATCAGATGGAGATACGTGCCGCGTCGGACAAGGGGCTTGTGCTGAATGCCCGTATTTTGTGGACCTTCTCTGCCGCCTACCGTTATTTCCCAGAAGTGAACTACGCGGAAATTGCCGAGCGCTCCTACAGGTATATAATGAAACACTTTCAGGACAAGGAGTATGGCGGTTTTTACTGGAGTGTCGATTATGCAGGAAAACCGTCTGAGTTAAAAAAGCAGGTCTACGGCCAATCCTTCGTAATCTATGCCCTTACAGAGTATTACCGCGCCTTCCAGACAGACGACGCCCTCCAGACAGCCATTGCCGTCTACCGGCTGCTTGAGCAGCATGCGCATGATCAGGTTCATCAGGGCTACATCGAGGCGCTGTCACGTGACTGGAAGCCGACTGCGAACCTCAGCCTCAGCGATAAGGACTTGAACGAAAAGAAATCGATGAATACACATCTCCATGTGATGGAGGCCTATACGAATCTGTACCGCGTCTGGACATCCGATGAGCTGCGGAATAGCTTGAGTGAATTAATTCAACTTACGCTCCAGCACATTATTGATCCCGATCAGCACGGCTTCCGGCTCTTTTTCGGAGAGGATTGGGAGGTAAAAAGCGATCATGTCTCCTACGGGCACGACATCGAGGGAAGCTGGCTGCTCGTGGAGGCCGCAGAGGTGCTCGGCGACCATGAGCTGCTGGACAGAGTCAGACGAGTCGCTGTGGATATGGCTCAGGCTGTCTATGAGAACGGTACCGACAACGACGGCGGCATCTGGAACGAGGCTGACGGCGGCGGTCTGACCGATGCGAACAAAGACTGGTGGCCGCAAGCGGAAGCAATGGTCGGGTTCTACAATGCTTACCAGTTATCCGGCAATGCGTCTTACAGGACCGCCGCGCTGAACGCCTGGCATTTTATCAAGACATACATTGTCGATAAGGCGGACGGCGAATGGCACTGGGGAGTAGATCAGGCAGGCAGGCCGCTGCCGCATGAGCCCAAGGTCAGCGCCTGGAAGTGCCCTTATCATAACAGCAGAGCCTGTCTGGAATTGCTGGAGCGCTTGGCCTAG